The following coding sequences lie in one Ostrea edulis chromosome 8, xbOstEdul1.1, whole genome shotgun sequence genomic window:
- the LOC130049058 gene encoding uncharacterized protein LOC130049058: protein MKSRYVFCVFLCLVIRFSSAFGVHIADTDITVQFLLKEFQSLRDRVSVLESFIEKQTELIQVQNDKIGKLESIVKSGTINEVDLEETNYSLSDIEDGANQSRDNNTKTKHLALDRKNYPTSFIPHRIPQQRKLKRGVRLAEVQPIAFYAYMSSDLQNPGGHHTLIFDITKTNEGSGYHAHLGVFMVPKSGTYFMSWTMGLWISSYHSTELVVNNQVHGAIYLHTSDDERDCVTGNLILNLNERDEVFIRTRESSNVGKIASDAYGRTSFSGFLIE, encoded by the exons ATGAAGTCGCGGTATGTATTCTGCGTTTTTCTCTGTCTAGTCATTCGATTCTCCTCTGCGTTTGGCGTTCATATCGCAGACACGGACATTACTGTCCAATTTCTCCTCAAAGAGTTTCAGTCTTTACGTGACCGAGTATCTGTATTAGaaagtttcattgaaaaacaaaCGGAATTAATTCAGGTTCAGAATGACAAGATAggtaaacttgaatctatagtCAAGTCGGGGACAATTAATGAGGTTGATTTAGAGGAGACGAACTATTCACTTAGTGATATTGAAGATGGAGCTAACCAGTCACGTGATAACAACACTAAGACAAAACACTTAGCATTAGATAGAAAAAATTACCCTACGTCGTTTATCCCACATAGGATTCCACAGCAACGAAAGCTAAAAA GAGGAGTACGACTGGCTGAAGTACAACCGATAGCATTTTATGCCTACATGAGTAGTGATTTACAAAATCCTGGAGGACATCACACATTAATCTTTGACATCACTAAGACAAACGAAGGCAGTGGATATCACGCACATCTGGGTGTGTTTATGGTTCCTAAATCTGGAACCTACTTCATGTCGTGGACCATGGGTCTCTGGATCTCATCCTATCATTCTACAGAACTAGTGGTAAACAATCAGGTACACGGTGCAATATACCTTCATACCAGTGATGATGAACGCGACTGTGTTACGGGGAATCTCATCCTAAACCTGAACGAACGAGATGAAGTATTCATTAGAACAAGAGAATCCAGCAACGTTGGAAAGATTGCTAGTGATGCATACGGCAGGACAAGTTTCTCTGGATTTCTTATCGAATAG